The following coding sequences lie in one Pontibacter sp. G13 genomic window:
- a CDS encoding efflux RND transporter permease subunit, whose amino-acid sequence MSIVKSALDHRQIVLLFAALLLAYGTFALLTMPRREDPKFNIREGLIVAAYPGASNVEIEQQVTTQIEELLFSFEEVRKDKTYSNSRQGVLYIVVELQSYVTNPDPFWAKLQHALNTLKLTQLPPGVIGPVVQSDFGDTIALLMAFQSKERDSRELRQYVNQFNDRLRQLEALSKIRVLESQAECFYLYLDNRKLSQYRVYLPQILAALRRDNQISPGGSIEIGPLEAQIINPHPFQTRQDIEDQIIAVDPTGSVLRVKDLGSVERGYQDPQQHIRVNGYESVLVSVEMQNGFNIVDFGKEVDAVLDAFKTGIPADIEIHKVVDQPLNVSESVNDFIREFFIAIVAVIVVIILLLPFRVALIATTAIPITVAFTFAVLDAVGIQLQQVSLASLIVVLGMLVDDAIVIADNYVEKLDEGMDRYQAAWKSAEELKIPMLTAGLTIAGAFAPLLLMSGYVGEFIQSLPLTVAIAINASFIVAMFLTPFLCYEFIRKGLNTPSDSKKSSSNSPLNLLQQSFDWALEKGFKAPWVVYLLGVISIAAGVGCFFLIPQKLFPQAERNQFVIELRAREGTSLAAMDSLTRQVEQSIEGDERLVSYATFVGTSSPRFYYNYAQQFPQTNIGQLLINTHSHEETKEWVKSLSGNLQNQHPELELIVKEMVQGPTIAAPVEFRISGEDLATLERLGDSVAKILRTSDLASHVQSDFRNRQLAIDIDPRRVAANRLGISEATITQELAIAYTGLPIGTIWEAKTPLSVILKDQHAKEGTVEEMEQFYLTSPLTGASIPLKEVAEIQPIWTRSNLFHRNGVRTLSILSQVKLGGLPSELVEEVRSRILQIPLPPGYQITVGGEDETQRETFEEMYRVVVFSVFIIFLLILLQFKQLNKVLIVLAAIPLCIFGATFGLWISGYPFGFTAFVGVASLIGVSVRNSIILVDHADELVRDKGMNIREAGLAAGKRRIRPIFLTTMAAAVGVTPMIISGSPMWAPLATVLAIGLIFSMIMTLLTIPLLYAQFGQGPKPLSGQTGKVTMITFLLIGFSLGTLQAQTIPLEACIDIAKDQNPQLELLSMEIQRQELAVKQVRSESYPKVLLDGGVFWYYNTERTTEVEISINELPAIGGIPPIGLGTEFLVPEGNRFIGVANLGIYQPITQLFKIHSGASVQETERDLLQQKYRTIEQEIRSGIVKLYVGMSISGIKLTQYDDQIELIEEQLRQATEAVEAGQALDVALVGLKADRLDHLTKRQQAAIDQQNYRMQLNKLLEFPLDSLWESTDIRLDSVEMGALMDWSAQDSAFQMSDPVQSANLTLQKAEYGHKYYRQQHIPDVTLTAQGFYLENLPLIPQFNGFVGATLSWPILQWGKKRYDVERAELQVQQAQLQLNDAQKDAQRQIEIQRAQLLQARELVNTAQQALEFRTEARRIKEDAFRNGLISYQDFSDSQQEQLDAQTQLMEAKANMLIQTYQLRQLVGL is encoded by the coding sequence ATGTCCATCGTAAAATCTGCCCTGGATCATCGCCAGATCGTTTTGTTGTTTGCGGCCTTGTTGTTGGCGTATGGCACTTTTGCCTTGCTGACCATGCCGCGACGTGAAGATCCCAAATTCAATATCCGGGAGGGCCTGATCGTGGCTGCCTATCCCGGAGCCTCCAATGTGGAAATCGAACAGCAGGTAACCACCCAGATTGAGGAGTTGCTATTCAGTTTTGAAGAGGTCCGAAAAGACAAAACCTACTCCAATTCCCGTCAAGGCGTGCTGTACATCGTGGTGGAACTACAATCCTACGTGACCAATCCCGATCCATTTTGGGCCAAACTCCAGCACGCACTCAATACCCTCAAACTGACCCAGCTTCCACCTGGCGTCATAGGTCCCGTGGTACAATCGGACTTTGGGGATACCATTGCCTTGTTGATGGCCTTTCAAAGCAAGGAACGGGACAGTCGTGAATTGCGCCAATATGTCAACCAATTCAATGATCGGCTCAGACAGCTGGAGGCGCTTTCCAAAATACGGGTCTTGGAGTCGCAGGCGGAATGCTTTTACCTGTACCTCGACAATCGCAAACTGAGTCAGTACAGAGTCTATTTACCCCAGATCTTGGCGGCACTCAGGCGAGACAATCAGATCTCACCGGGCGGAAGTATCGAAATCGGCCCACTGGAAGCACAAATCATCAACCCACATCCTTTTCAGACCCGACAAGATATCGAAGATCAAATCATCGCGGTCGATCCGACTGGAAGTGTCCTTCGGGTCAAGGACCTGGGCAGCGTGGAACGAGGCTATCAAGATCCGCAGCAACACATTCGGGTAAATGGCTACGAATCGGTCCTCGTCTCCGTGGAAATGCAGAATGGGTTCAATATCGTGGATTTCGGCAAGGAGGTAGATGCGGTCTTGGATGCCTTCAAGACTGGAATCCCCGCCGACATCGAGATTCATAAGGTCGTGGACCAACCGCTCAATGTCTCTGAAAGCGTCAATGATTTCATCCGCGAATTCTTCATCGCCATCGTTGCCGTGATTGTGGTGATCATCCTGCTGCTGCCCTTCCGAGTTGCCCTCATTGCCACCACAGCCATTCCGATCACAGTGGCATTTACATTCGCAGTACTCGATGCAGTGGGCATCCAGCTCCAACAGGTCTCACTCGCATCGCTGATTGTGGTGTTGGGGATGCTGGTAGACGATGCCATCGTCATTGCCGACAACTATGTCGAGAAGCTGGACGAGGGAATGGATCGCTACCAAGCCGCCTGGAAATCCGCCGAGGAACTGAAAATCCCCATGCTCACCGCAGGATTGACCATCGCAGGGGCCTTTGCTCCACTATTGCTCATGTCGGGGTATGTGGGTGAATTCATCCAGTCGCTTCCCTTGACGGTGGCCATTGCAATCAATGCCTCATTCATCGTGGCCATGTTTTTGACGCCATTTCTTTGCTATGAATTCATCCGGAAGGGGCTGAACACTCCCAGCGATTCGAAGAAATCAAGCTCCAACTCCCCCCTCAACCTCCTCCAGCAAAGCTTTGATTGGGCCTTGGAGAAAGGATTCAAAGCCCCGTGGGTGGTCTACCTGCTCGGTGTCATCTCAATCGCTGCTGGCGTGGGATGCTTTTTCCTCATTCCGCAGAAACTCTTCCCACAAGCAGAGCGAAATCAATTTGTCATCGAACTTCGCGCCCGAGAAGGCACCTCCTTGGCGGCCATGGATTCCTTGACTAGGCAGGTGGAACAATCCATTGAGGGAGATGAGCGCCTCGTCAGTTATGCAACCTTTGTGGGCACCAGCTCGCCGAGATTCTACTACAATTATGCGCAGCAATTTCCTCAGACCAACATCGGCCAGCTCCTCATCAACACCCATTCTCACGAGGAGACGAAGGAATGGGTGAAATCACTTTCCGGCAATCTTCAGAACCAGCATCCAGAGCTCGAGCTCATCGTGAAGGAAATGGTCCAAGGACCCACCATTGCCGCCCCCGTGGAATTTCGGATTTCAGGTGAAGATCTTGCTACCCTGGAACGCCTTGGGGATTCGGTCGCCAAGATCCTTCGCACAAGTGACTTGGCTTCGCACGTTCAGTCTGATTTCAGGAATCGGCAATTGGCCATCGACATCGATCCCCGAAGGGTCGCCGCCAACCGCCTCGGAATTTCGGAAGCAACCATCACCCAAGAATTGGCCATTGCCTACACAGGATTGCCCATTGGCACCATCTGGGAAGCCAAAACGCCCCTTTCTGTCATACTCAAGGATCAACATGCCAAGGAAGGTACGGTCGAGGAAATGGAGCAATTCTACCTCACCTCTCCACTCACAGGTGCGAGTATTCCCCTCAAAGAGGTTGCTGAGATTCAGCCGATCTGGACACGATCCAACCTGTTTCACCGCAATGGCGTTCGGACCCTGTCGATTCTGAGTCAGGTGAAACTAGGAGGCCTGCCTAGCGAATTGGTCGAGGAGGTCCGATCCCGCATTCTGCAGATTCCGCTCCCTCCCGGTTATCAGATCACCGTAGGAGGCGAGGACGAAACACAGCGCGAGACCTTCGAAGAGATGTACCGCGTAGTGGTATTCAGTGTATTCATCATCTTCCTCCTGATCCTTCTTCAATTCAAGCAACTCAACAAAGTCCTGATCGTCCTCGCGGCGATTCCGCTCTGTATATTCGGAGCGACCTTTGGCTTGTGGATTTCGGGTTATCCGTTTGGATTTACCGCGTTTGTGGGAGTGGCGAGCTTGATTGGGGTTTCGGTGCGCAACTCGATCATCTTGGTGGATCATGCGGACGAATTGGTCCGAGACAAAGGCATGAACATCCGGGAAGCGGGATTGGCGGCTGGAAAGCGACGCATTCGCCCGATTTTCCTCACGACCATGGCAGCTGCAGTTGGCGTTACTCCCATGATCATTTCCGGCTCCCCCATGTGGGCACCGCTTGCCACCGTGCTGGCTATTGGGCTGATTTTTTCCATGATCATGACCCTCCTCACGATCCCGCTCCTCTATGCGCAATTTGGTCAAGGCCCCAAGCCTTTGAGCGGTCAAACAGGAAAAGTGACAATGATTACATTTCTCCTGATAGGATTCAGCTTGGGAACCCTTCAAGCTCAGACCATTCCGCTCGAAGCTTGCATCGACATAGCCAAAGATCAAAACCCCCAGCTGGAACTTCTGAGTATGGAGATTCAGCGGCAAGAATTGGCAGTCAAACAGGTGCGGTCTGAGTCCTATCCCAAAGTCTTGCTTGACGGAGGCGTATTCTGGTATTACAATACCGAGCGCACCACCGAAGTGGAAATTTCCATCAATGAGCTTCCCGCCATTGGGGGCATTCCTCCAATTGGACTCGGGACAGAGTTTCTGGTGCCAGAGGGAAATCGCTTCATAGGAGTTGCCAACCTGGGTATTTATCAGCCGATTACGCAGCTGTTCAAAATTCATTCAGGAGCTTCCGTTCAGGAAACCGAGCGCGATCTCCTCCAGCAGAAATATCGAACCATTGAGCAGGAAATCAGATCCGGCATCGTCAAACTCTATGTCGGAATGTCGATCTCAGGAATCAAACTCACCCAATACGACGACCAGATCGAATTGATCGAGGAGCAGTTGCGTCAGGCGACAGAGGCCGTAGAGGCAGGCCAAGCGCTGGATGTGGCGTTGGTGGGATTGAAGGCAGATCGTCTAGACCACCTGACGAAGCGGCAACAAGCGGCAATCGACCAGCAGAATTATCGCATGCAGCTCAACAAATTGCTGGAATTTCCGCTGGACAGTCTATGGGAAAGTACCGACATCCGGCTGGACTCGGTGGAGATGGGGGCATTGATGGATTGGTCTGCGCAGGATTCTGCCTTTCAGATGAGTGATCCGGTTCAATCTGCCAACCTCACCCTCCAAAAAGCAGAGTACGGGCACAAGTATTACCGACAACAGCACATTCCTGATGTGACCTTGACCGCTCAGGGATTCTATTTGGAAAATCTTCCGCTAATCCCGCAGTTCAATGGGTTCGTAGGCGCTACGCTCAGTTGGCCCATCCTTCAGTGGGGCAAAAAACGCTACGATGTAGAGCGGGCAGAACTTCAAGTCCAACAGGCACAGCTGCAACTGAATGATGCCCAGAAGGACGCCCAGCGGCAAATCGAGATACAGCGCGCCCAATTACTTCAGGCACGCGAACTCGTCAACACCGCCCAACAAGCCCTCGAATTTCGCACGGAGGCCCGACGGATCAAGGAAGATGCCTTCAGGAATGGATTGATCTCCTATCAGGATTTTTCAGATAGCCAACAGGAGCAATTGGATGCCCAAACGCAATTGATGGAAGCCAAAGCCAATATGCTCATCCAGACCTATCAGCTTCGGCAATTGGTGGGGCTGTAA
- a CDS encoding RNA methyltransferase: MRKLKLEELGRMSVEDFKEAPKRPLIVILDNIRSMHNVGSVLRTADAFAIERVYLCGITPKPPHREIRKTAIGAEESVDWQPHDNAVELVRALKAEGVKIVSVEQTEGSIPLNAFTPESDAKYAMVMGHEVDGVDQEIINLSDASLEIPQFGTKHSLNVSVAAGITMYALSQQLG; encoded by the coding sequence ATGCGAAAACTCAAGTTGGAAGAACTGGGCCGGATGTCTGTGGAAGATTTCAAGGAAGCCCCCAAAAGGCCCCTCATCGTCATTTTGGACAATATTCGCTCCATGCACAATGTCGGCTCGGTGCTGCGTACGGCTGATGCATTTGCCATCGAGCGGGTATATCTATGTGGGATCACCCCCAAACCCCCGCATCGGGAAATCCGCAAAACCGCCATCGGTGCCGAGGAGAGTGTCGATTGGCAGCCACACGACAACGCCGTGGAATTGGTGAGGGCCCTCAAGGCCGAAGGTGTCAAAATCGTATCTGTGGAGCAAACCGAAGGAAGCATTCCCCTCAATGCGTTCACGCCTGAATCCGACGCGAAATATGCGATGGTCATGGGACATGAAGTGGATGGCGTCGATCAGGAGATCATCAACCTGTCCGATGCCTCGCTGGAAATCCCCCAATTTGGTACCAAGCATAGCCTCAATGTCTCAGTGGCTGCGGGGATCACCATGTATGCGCTTTCGCAACAGCTGGGATAG
- a CDS encoding sulfatase-like hydrolase/transferase — protein MKYLYKLWLSCMIAVAVGCGEPTPDPVVPDPLPPTPEDTLSPPNILLIITDDMGVDATPGYPEGSIKPAMPTLDSLASIGLTFEQAWANPICAPTRATILTGKYGFRTGVLNAEDAAYLSPSELTLPQYIDLHSDHDYQYGLIGKWHLSGQEAERPNEMGFDYFAGILRGGVEDYDFWRLSEQGQNSTSTEYVTTQLTDLAIDWIGQQDKPWLCWLAYNTPHTPLHLPPSHLHQQGNLPTDEASIAQNPMPYYLAMIESVDHEMGRVMASLPKETRENTLVIFIGDNGTSGQVLQRPFPNRRGKGSLYQGGLRVPLVVAGQGVERPGMRSSELVHSIDLFSTIAEIAGVSQMSHEDSRSFLPMLSDQSASTRDFCLSETLGDTPSRTGYAARESQYKYIRWEDGQERLYDLLADPYEAVNLLQGTLTAGQQGRLDDLKDQVTALGR, from the coding sequence ATGAAATACCTGTATAAGCTGTGGTTGAGTTGCATGATTGCTGTTGCCGTGGGATGTGGGGAGCCTACTCCTGATCCCGTAGTGCCTGATCCTCTGCCGCCCACGCCTGAGGACACGCTTTCTCCGCCCAATATCTTGCTGATCATCACCGATGACATGGGGGTAGATGCTACGCCGGGATACCCTGAGGGAAGTATCAAGCCTGCGATGCCTACTTTGGATTCATTGGCGAGTATCGGTCTGACGTTCGAGCAAGCTTGGGCCAATCCGATCTGCGCACCGACCAGGGCCACGATTCTCACCGGAAAATATGGATTCCGCACGGGCGTCCTCAATGCCGAGGATGCTGCATACCTCTCTCCCAGTGAATTGACATTGCCGCAATACATCGACCTGCATTCGGACCATGACTACCAGTATGGACTGATCGGGAAATGGCATCTCTCGGGGCAAGAGGCCGAGCGCCCCAATGAGATGGGCTTTGACTACTTCGCCGGAATCCTACGCGGCGGTGTCGAGGATTATGACTTCTGGAGACTATCGGAGCAAGGTCAAAATTCCACTTCCACCGAATATGTCACCACCCAATTGACGGATTTGGCGATCGACTGGATCGGACAGCAGGACAAGCCTTGGCTCTGCTGGCTGGCCTACAACACGCCTCATACCCCATTGCATCTGCCTCCTTCGCATCTCCACCAGCAGGGGAATCTCCCTACAGACGAGGCCAGTATCGCCCAGAATCCCATGCCTTACTATCTGGCGATGATCGAAAGCGTCGATCATGAAATGGGGCGAGTGATGGCATCATTGCCGAAGGAAACTCGCGAAAATACCCTCGTGATCTTTATTGGAGATAATGGAACTAGTGGTCAGGTTCTTCAGCGGCCATTTCCCAATCGCCGGGGCAAAGGCAGTCTGTACCAAGGCGGGCTTCGGGTGCCGCTGGTGGTGGCTGGCCAAGGCGTGGAGCGTCCGGGCATGCGCTCGTCCGAGCTGGTGCATAGCATTGATCTCTTTTCCACGATTGCCGAGATCGCGGGAGTTTCACAGATGAGTCATGAAGACAGCAGGAGCTTCCTTCCGATGTTGTCAGATCAGAGCGCTTCCACCCGGGATTTTTGCCTGTCCGAGACCCTCGGGGATACCCCGAGTAGAACCGGGTATGCCGCCCGCGAATCCCAGTACAAATACATTCGGTGGGAGGATGGTCAGGAGCGATTATACGATCTTTTGGCTGACCCCTACGAGGCGGTGAATTTGCTGCAGGGGACTTTGACTGCTGGGCAGCAGGGCAGATTGGACGATTTGAAGGACCAAGTGACGGCGCTGGGACGATAA